The DNA region TTCCACAGTCAGAACATAGAGTTTTCCCCTATCCTTAAACCTATCGACCCATCTTCTGTGGAGAGCCGCTAAGAGGGGTTTTTCACTTTCAATTGCTTTTTCAACTGCCTCCGCAAATTTTTTGCTTTTGAACTCCATTGCGCCGATTTCATCAATTATTACAACATCAGCTTCCCTTAAAGCCCTCTCAACCGCTTCAACACCAATTTCATTTAAGTCCTGAAGGTTAACGCCGTACTTTCCAACTCTTGGCCCATCCAAGCCAGCCCACGCTAGAGTTCCTTCCTCACCGGTGTCGAGTGCTTTTATCTTGAAGCCCACTCTTCTTCCCCTCTCACGCACTTCTCGCGTGGTGAATCCTCCAACTTTTATTCCTTTGTCTCGTAGGGCTTCGCTAATCTTCAACACGAGGGTGGTTTTTCCAACACCTGGGTTTCCCGTGACAAAAATCCTCACGCTCATAAGAGAAACTTAGGGTAAATGCTTATAGAATTGTCGCTCGAGAAACATTAGGTCCAAAACTTCCTCGTTCGGATAAAAGTTCTCTCCGCTTCCAAAAGTGCCACCAGGAGTGCCTCCCCACGATATTGGCTCAAAAGTCTCGCGGCTGTATCTGGCCCCACACCATAAGCACTCAGTGTGAGTATAGCGTCCCATCCATAGCTCTGGATTAGGTCGCTCGCCTTTATCAGCTTCCTGTAGGCTTTCTCTTCATCCTTTTCAAGCTCTTTTCCAAGCTTCATCTTTTTAACAGCTTTAACAAAAAGCTCGGCATCTATTGGATGAGCTACCGCGAGCATGAAGGAGCCGCATTTGGGGCATTTCCACACACTTAAGCGGGACTTTAGGCGGGAAACCCTTGTTGTGCTCTTCCATCCACAGTTAGTGCACACTAAAGCGACCTCGGTGTCTAGGATTCTTTCCTTAAACAGCTCCAAAATCTCATCTTTCTCGAGCTCTCCGCTCACTAAGAACTCGCCGCCTACACTTAAGTTAAGCTTCGCTAGGTAGGAAGCCTCACTTTTAAGCCTCGTTTTAATCCTTATCATCCCTTTTTGAATTCTATCCAAAATTTCTGCGGCCTTTTCAACATCGAGCTTGTCGTGGAAAATCTCGTTCAGCGTCTCCTTTTCTATAACTGTACCTTCAAATAGCCTTTCTATTCTTCTAATCTTTGCTTCTCTCCTCAAAGCACCGATTCTCTTAGCCACATTGATCATGCGCCACCTGTAGATATTGCTCCCTCTAATCCCGCGTGAGATGATGTACTCCAAGGCTCTGGCATCTTGGAGGAGGTAGCTCTTTACCTCGCTTGGATTGAGCTGGAACGGCGTTTTAAAAACTATTGCGTGAGCTTGAGCCTTCATTGTGAATACCTTTCCATACTTAGCGCTTAAAAATGCCCAAATAAAGCGTCCAAGGGCTTCATTTGCTTGATTTCCGAAGTCTGCGTGAATGACTAAGGCTTTAGGCAAACTTTCGATTCCACTATCTCTATCAGTACTTAAGGGCTCTTGCTCCTTCAAAATGCTCTCTGCCAGCTTTAGCTCATTTTCATCAAACTCAACGTTCTTTAAAAACCGTTTTGCCATGTCAAAATTGTAGAGGAGTTCACGCTTTAATCTTCCGACTTCTAAAGCCACCTCTAACGGAACAGGTATCATCTCGCCCTCCCAAGATGGGATTGCACTCTCTAAACTCTTGCTCTCTCTGACTTTAAGTAAACGCGCATCTTCGTCGATTCCTAATAAAATCCAGCTCCTTCCATGCATAATGAACTCCATGCTCTCTTCTAAGTCCATAACGAAGTTCTCATCCAGTCTGCCTACTATGTGGTTGCTCGATATATTCAACACACGGTAGCTTATCTCGTCGGGAATCGTCGAGAGGTTCTCATAGTAGTATTTAAAAGAGCCTCTCCTCAAATAGAGGACATCTTTAGCTTCATCGTAACCTATAAGCCGAGCGCTCTCTAAAACATCTAAAACACCTTGAAAATCTTCCCACCTTAGGTTTCGATAAGCGTAAGCGCTTTTAGCCGTATGATATATCTCCTCTTTGCTTAAGCGTTTGTATTCCATCAGCAAACCGACTATGAAGTGTGCTAAAACATCTAAAGCATTCTCATAGGGCTTAACTGCTTCAAGCTTCTTCTCAACGGCCCGCTTTGCTATTATTAGACTCTCCAAGTAATCCTCAACATTGGTGGTTATTATATATCCCTCGCTCACTTCGCCAAGGCGATGCTTTGAGCGTCCAACCCTCTGAATTAGTCGGTTTACTTGTCTGGGGCTCATGTATTGGATTACAACGTCAACATCACCTATATCTATACCGAGTTCCATCGAAGAAGTACATATCAAAGCTTTTATTTTACCCTCTTTAAGCGCCCTCTCCGCCTGAATCCTTGCCTCCTTGGAGAGGCTCCCGTGGTGAACTTCAACCTCCTTTCCCCAAGCCTTCAAGCGGTGGGCCAAAATTTCGGCGAACTGCCTCGTATTCGTAAATATGAGGGCTCTTTCGTGCTTTTCCACAATTGACCAGAGTGTCCTTAAACGCGTTGCCACATCGAGAGAGACTCTGAGCTTTTGGACAAGTTCTTCATCTCCTTCCTCCGGCTGGGGAAATAGGACGTTTATCTTGTAGTTCTTTTGGAGTGAGGGCTTTACTATTACGTCCGCTTTCAGCCAATTCTTTACCTCCTCCTCATTACCTATGGTTGCGCTCAATCCAATCCTTTGAAAGTTTGCTATTTTTTCTAAGCGCTCAAGAGCTAAGCTTAGCTGAATTCCCCTCTTATTGTCAATGAGTTCAGCTATCTCATCAATTATTACAAATCTGACATTGCTTAAATGTTTCCTCATTGACTTCATAGTTAAAAGAATTCCCAGTGTTTCGGGAGTGATAATAAGAACGTGAGGTGGTTTTTTGACTTGGCGTGCTTTGGCGTACTGTGAGGTATCCCCATGCCTAACTTCCACGCTTAAATTGGTTCTTTCTCCCCACCACTTTAAGCGTTCAAGCAAATCACGATTTAGAGCTTTTATAGGGGCGATATAAAGGGCAGATATGGGGGAAAGGTTTTGCTCAAGTATCTCGTTTAGGACTGGAAGAAAAGCGCTCTCTGTCTTCCCACTTCCTGTTGGGGCAATGATTAGAGTGCTCTTCCCAGAAATAACCTCATTAAAAGCGCGTATTTGAAGTTCGTTGAGCTGAAAACGCTCTTTTAGAGCACTGGCTAAAAGCTTATGCATGTGGAGAAGTAAAATTTGAGTGTTTAAAAACTAATCGTCGGGGGGCATTTGAGATGTCGCCCCCCTGGGGGTCCCGAGGTCATCGCAACCCAATACTCCTCGGGCAACGAAAGTTGGAACTCAAAATTAATAAGGCTTTTGAAGACAATGTATTTTAATGTGAAATGTAAATGGCGATTAGGTGTAGAGCATGAGCACAGTTAGTAAAATAGTTAGATACAGCGATGAGGAGAAGTTTTTGAGCGATATGGATGATATTTTGGGGAGGTTTACCTATTTAGCAGGTCGTTATGGAAGTGGAAATGTTATAGAAGGTCTTCTCCTTTGGGATTATATTGGAATTCAGGACGATGAGGGCATGAAAATATTCCGTTTGGGAGAGTTTCCTTATGTCGAGGGAACACTCAAGATTGATATTGAAAAGCTGCGCCTTCTGGAGAAGTATTTTGATGAGATGGAAAGCAAGTGGGACGAGATAACTACAGATGAGATAGCCCACTTTGTGAAAATGATAAATATGGCCTTGGGTGAAGAGAGGGTTTTTTACGATGCTTATGAGCTCGGCTTGGGTAGAGGGGAGGCCTACTTGATAATAAACATAAAAGCTCTCCACTATTTGGATCATGTGGTAGATGCTGAAGATAGAGATGTGTTTGAAGAGGCTGTCCAACTGCTCATGGAATACCTTTAAGCGTAAATCTTAATTTTAGTTATTTTAGATATCTTTGGGAGTGAGTGAAATGAACTATATGGAAGCTGTAGTAATGGGTGTCCTTCAAGGAATCACAGAGTGGCTCCCTATAAGTAGCTCTGGTCAAACAATGCTAGCGTTGATGAACTTCTTTGGTGTCCCTCCGGAACAGGCATACTCATACGCGCTGATGCTCCATTTGGGAACGCTTATGGCCTTAGCCTATAAGTTTAGATACGATTTGGGGAAGATCCTGCTTAAGTTTATAGCCTTCAAATGGGGGGAGGAGGAGAAGTTCTTATTCTATTCTACTCTCTTCACAGGCTTGATAGGGTATCCCCTATATAAGACGTTTAGCGAGAGAGTCGCAGGCCTCAACATCGAAGTCGTAAACGGCTTAATAGGCGTGGCGTTGATTGTAACAGGGTTAGTGCTATATAAGACACAGGAGAATCCAATAAAGCGAGCAGAAAAAGAAAAAGGGCTTAAGAGTGACGATGAGGTTAGTATCGTTGAGTCCATAACCGCTGGCATTGCTCAGGGAATAGCTGTTTTACCGGGAATATCACGCTCGGGAATGACAATTGGGGCTTTGCTTTTATTTGGAGTTAAACAGGAAAAAGCTGTTAGGTTGAGCTTTTTGATGGCAATTCCAGCCATATTTGGTGCTTTGTTCCTAGAGGCCCCTAAAAACCCGATGCCCATAAACGTTGCAGTCGTTGCAGTTTTGAGTTCATTCACAGTGAGCTTAGTGATGCTTGAGGTGATGCTTAAAGCGGCCAAAAGGTTAAATTTCTCAAAGTTCTGCATATTGTTTGGTAGCATAGCTTTGATAGTATCATTATTGGGGGTGTTACTTTGAAAGGTGTGGTTTTAGCTGCTGGTAAGGGAGAGCGGTTGAGGCCTCTAACAGACGATAGACCTAAAGTTCTCCTCAAAGCGGCAAATAAACCAATTATTGAGTATGTTCTTGCTAACCTTTATCCCTTTGTGGATGAGTTTATAGTTGTTGTTCGCTATAAAAAGGAGAAGCTCATGAGAGCGCTCGGCGATGAGTTTAGAGGAAAGCCCATTACATACGTCGATCAAGTTGAAGGAGATGGAAGTGCAAGAGCAATTTATTCAGCTAAGGACTTTGTCGAAGACGAACCTTTTTTGGCTGTTAACGGAGATATTTACTTTGAGCTTGATGCTCTGAAGGGGTTAATGCACGCATTTAGGAACAATGATGCCGCGCTGGTTGTTAAGGAGTTCGAAGATTTGAGCCATTTTGGCATGATTGAGGTTGAAAAGGGGTTAGTCAAAGAAGTAAAAGAGAAACCTGGAAAAGTAAGGGGATATGCCAACCTGGGTATTTATATCTTTAAGCCTGAAATATTCGAGTTCATCGAAAAGACCGAGCTTAGCGAGCGCGGTGAGTATGAGATAACCGACACGCTGAATCTCTACTTAAAAGCGGGGAAAAAGATTGGCGTGGCATCCTACAAAGGTTACTGGAATGATGTTGGAAGGCCTTGGAACCTTCTCGAGCTGAACGAGTATCTTCTCAAGACAAAGCTTGAACATAGAATTGAAGGGCTGATAGAAGAAGGTGCCAAAATCATTCCACCAGTCTATATAGGGCGCGGCACAATTGTAAGGAGTGGAGCTTACATTGTGGGGCCTGTTATTATAGGTGAGGACTCCAAAATCGGACCCAACTGCTTCATTAGGCCTTATACGAGCATAGGGAATCACTGCCATATAGGAAACGCTGTAGAGATAAAGAACTCTATAATAATGGACTACTCAAATGCACCGCACTTAAACTACGTAGGCGATTCGATAATAGGGGAAAACTCCAATTTAGGGGCTGGAACCATAACCGCAAACCTGAGACATGACAACGGCCATGTTAAGGTGGAAATTAAAGGTAAGCTTGAGGACAGCGGAAGGAGAAAGCTTGGGGCGATAATAGGTCACAACGTCAAAGTAGGCATAAACGTGACTATCTATCCTGGAAGGAAGATAGGGAGCAACTCCTTTGTAGGGCCGGGCGTGGTAGTGGATAAGAACATTCCGGAGGACTCAATGATAGTTGTAAAGCAGGAAAAAATAATAGCTGAGAGGAGATGATTATGGACTGGGTAAATTCTCTAAATCTCCTCTCCCGCTGGATTTTGTTCGGAGTCTCGGCATATAAACTCCGCAAGGAGAAAAGCAAGGGCTGGCTATTCTTGACTTTGGCGTTTTTGCTTAATGCCCTTGATGTGGATAAGCTACTCTTGGAACCTTTAAACTTGCGGCTCATGGAGGAAGCAACATCCATTTTAAGTACAATAAACTCTTTTGCAGTAGGTCTTCTCCTAATAGCTGCAGGGGTGTATCTCTCAAAGTCTGAGTTCACGATAAGAGATGCCATAATGTTAAGTACCTTGGGATTCACTGCCTATATCTGGCTCTTTTTAATTAGCACCACGAAGCTTGCTTCCATGTTTACACTTAAAACTCTCTTCCCAATGTTGGTTTATGGCACTGGGCATTTGTATGTTGCTTATGTTCTTTACCAGTACATCATTAAGAGAGAACCTCTTCAAGCTCTATTTCCATTTGGGATGGCTGCATTGGGGCTTCTTAACCTGACCTATCCATATACAGCAACTTTGAAGTGGTTTTTGCCTTATGGCTTTGCAATGGGAATGGTGTTTAGAGTAATCATGAGTATCGGTGCTTTAAGATTCATGATGTATCCCCTGCACTTTCCTGAGGAAACAGCATTATCCAAAATTGAGAGCAAGCCATACATTTTTGGAAGCTACGAGAGCGTTAGGAGTGCATATCCAAACATATTCAAAGAAAACAACACGATTTTGATAACAAGGAGAGATCCTCGAGTCCTTAGAGGGGAAGTAGATGCAGATGAAATTGTTTTCTGGATAACGAGAGCTCAAGAAGGATGGATTGAAACTGAACCCAGGATATATGCTATAAGTCCTGCAAAAATAGACATTCTCGTAGATTTGATCAATAAGGAGCTTCAAAAGGGCTACAACCTCGTTTACATGGATACTTTTGAGTATCTAGTAGTGGAGAATGGCTTTGAAGCCTCTGCAAAGTTCCTGCTCTCCTTAAAAGATAGAGTTTTGAGAAACGACGCTTCATTGATTGTGGTTATGTCTCTAGATGCACTTACACAAAAGCAGAAGGCCATAATTGTAAGGGAATTTGAAATAATTGAATAAAAAAAGATTAGAGCAGAGCTCCATACTTGTAGAATATCTGGCACGTGCCTTCGTATGAGACCATACACGGTCCAACGGGTTTTCGTGGTGTGCACTCCTTTCCAAAGAGTGGGCACTGTGTTGGTAGAGCCAGTCCTCTTAAGATGGCACCGCAGATGCAGCCTTTTTCAAGCTCGGGAAGCTTTGGAGCCTCAACATTGTAGATGTTCTTCACATCGTACTCCTTAAACTCCTTCTTGAGCTCCAGTCCGCTCTTAGGAATAACTCCCAAAGCCCTCCACTTTGCATCAACCACATCAAAGAGGTACTCCATTGTTTTTTGAGCCTCGACATTGCCTTCGTACTTCACGACTCTTGTGTACTCATTCTCTATCTTTGGCTCGCCCTTGCGAATTATCCTAAGGAGCATCAGGACGCCCATGAGGAAGTCGATAGGCTCAAAGCCCGCCACCACTTGAGGAACACCGTATTCTTTTGTTATGTACTCCCATCCTTTGACACCTACTATTGTCGAAACGTGGCCTGGGTCTATTAGTCCGTGGAAGATTGTTCCAGCTTTTATTAAAGCCTCGACTGCGGGGGGAGTTAAACGGTGAACGGAGTATATCTTAAAGTTTGGAATCTCCTTTTCTATAGCCTCTTTTAAGATTCCAGCCGCTGGGGCTGTTGTCGTTTCAAAGCCCGGAGAAAAATGCACCACGAGCTTATTTTTGTTCTCAAGCGCCATTTTATATGAGTCATAGATTGAGTAAACTACTCTAACATCATAGCCTTCACTTCTCAAGTCGGCAAAGCTTCCAATGGCTGTTGGGATTTTATACATATCTCCAAATGTGGTCAGGATGATGTCTTCTCCTTCTTCTCTCGCCTTCTTTACTATTTCCATCATTCTAGCTATGTCTTCCGCTGGAGTTATACAAACGGGACATCCTGGCCCGCTGAATATCTTGACGTTTTCAGGCAATAGTGAGCGTATTCCACTCCTTGTCACAGTGTCTTCATGAGTTCCGCAAACGTGCATCAGCCTTACTTCATGGTCGATCTTTTCAGCTTCTCTTTTTATCGCTCTCAAAATCCTTTGAGCGAGCTCTTTATTTCCAAAAATTGATAAGTCGAGCATGCTCACTCCTCCAAGACGCTCATAATCTCCTCCCAGGCTTTTAGACTCTCCAATGCAGCCTTTTCGTCGAGCTTTTCTATCGCAAATCCTGTATGAACTATGACATAATCGCCAATTTTAACGTCTTTGACAAAGTCCAACCGCGCCTCCCTTTTAACTCCTCCAAAATCCACTATTGCAACATTACCATTAATCTCAATAACTTTTGCTGGAACAGCCAAACACATGTCTTCTCACCTAATGCTAAATAGACAGCAGGGGTTTTTAGAAGTTTTCGAAACCAAAAGTTGATAACCGAAAATCGAAAAATAGCTTAAAGAATATTTAAGAGGTAATAAAAGAAGGATTCAGCGCCAGAATCCCAACTGTTCAATAAATCTCTTTGAATACTTTACGTCTCTGTGGAGCTCGATTTTTTGGAGAATCTGCCTCTCAATAGCTCTCAATGCATCGTGAACCGCTTGTATTGCTCCCCATGTCTCTCCTGTGGCTATATACGTGCCTTTATCCGTTACCACTCTCATCCTCGCTTGGTATAGGTGTACCCCTCTGAACTTTTCGTTGAATCTTCTAATCACCAAGTATATTATTCCCTCGTTGCCTAAAAGCTCCTCATAGCCATCTACGAAGCTCCTGACATCGCTTATTATCCTCTCTCTTGTGAAATCGCTTAGCAAGTATGCATCGCCACCCAATTGGAGGTAGAACTTAACTTCTTTTTCTG from Palaeococcus pacificus DY20341 includes:
- a CDS encoding NTPase, whose product is MRIFVTGNPGVGKTTLVLKISEALRDKGIKVGGFTTREVRERGRRVGFKIKALDTGEEGTLAWAGLDGPRVGKYGVNLQDLNEIGVEAVERALREADVVIIDEIGAMEFKSKKFAEAVEKAIESEKPLLAALHRRWVDRFKDRGKLYVLTVENREKVREEILLELLKELKGI
- a CDS encoding DEAD/DEAH box helicase, which gives rise to MHKLLASALKERFQLNELQIRAFNEVISGKSTLIIAPTGSGKTESAFLPVLNEILEQNLSPISALYIAPIKALNRDLLERLKWWGERTNLSVEVRHGDTSQYAKARQVKKPPHVLIITPETLGILLTMKSMRKHLSNVRFVIIDEIAELIDNKRGIQLSLALERLEKIANFQRIGLSATIGNEEEVKNWLKADVIVKPSLQKNYKINVLFPQPEEGDEELVQKLRVSLDVATRLRTLWSIVEKHERALIFTNTRQFAEILAHRLKAWGKEVEVHHGSLSKEARIQAERALKEGKIKALICTSSMELGIDIGDVDVVIQYMSPRQVNRLIQRVGRSKHRLGEVSEGYIITTNVEDYLESLIIAKRAVEKKLEAVKPYENALDVLAHFIVGLLMEYKRLSKEEIYHTAKSAYAYRNLRWEDFQGVLDVLESARLIGYDEAKDVLYLRRGSFKYYYENLSTIPDEISYRVLNISSNHIVGRLDENFVMDLEESMEFIMHGRSWILLGIDEDARLLKVRESKSLESAIPSWEGEMIPVPLEVALEVGRLKRELLYNFDMAKRFLKNVEFDENELKLAESILKEQEPLSTDRDSGIESLPKALVIHADFGNQANEALGRFIWAFLSAKYGKVFTMKAQAHAIVFKTPFQLNPSEVKSYLLQDARALEYIISRGIRGSNIYRWRMINVAKRIGALRREAKIRRIERLFEGTVIEKETLNEIFHDKLDVEKAAEILDRIQKGMIRIKTRLKSEASYLAKLNLSVGGEFLVSGELEKDEILELFKERILDTEVALVCTNCGWKSTTRVSRLKSRLSVWKCPKCGSFMLAVAHPIDAELFVKAVKKMKLGKELEKDEEKAYRKLIKASDLIQSYGWDAILTLSAYGVGPDTAARLLSQYRGEALLVALLEAERTFIRTRKFWT
- a CDS encoding undecaprenyl-diphosphate phosphatase, yielding MNYMEAVVMGVLQGITEWLPISSSGQTMLALMNFFGVPPEQAYSYALMLHLGTLMALAYKFRYDLGKILLKFIAFKWGEEEKFLFYSTLFTGLIGYPLYKTFSERVAGLNIEVVNGLIGVALIVTGLVLYKTQENPIKRAEKEKGLKSDDEVSIVESITAGIAQGIAVLPGISRSGMTIGALLLFGVKQEKAVRLSFLMAIPAIFGALFLEAPKNPMPINVAVVAVLSSFTVSLVMLEVMLKAAKRLNFSKFCILFGSIALIVSLLGVLL
- the glmU gene encoding bifunctional sugar-1-phosphate nucleotidylyltransferase/acetyltransferase translates to MKGVVLAAGKGERLRPLTDDRPKVLLKAANKPIIEYVLANLYPFVDEFIVVVRYKKEKLMRALGDEFRGKPITYVDQVEGDGSARAIYSAKDFVEDEPFLAVNGDIYFELDALKGLMHAFRNNDAALVVKEFEDLSHFGMIEVEKGLVKEVKEKPGKVRGYANLGIYIFKPEIFEFIEKTELSERGEYEITDTLNLYLKAGKKIGVASYKGYWNDVGRPWNLLELNEYLLKTKLEHRIEGLIEEGAKIIPPVYIGRGTIVRSGAYIVGPVIIGEDSKIGPNCFIRPYTSIGNHCHIGNAVEIKNSIIMDYSNAPHLNYVGDSIIGENSNLGAGTITANLRHDNGHVKVEIKGKLEDSGRRKLGAIIGHNVKVGINVTIYPGRKIGSNSFVGPGVVVDKNIPEDSMIVVKQEKIIAERR
- a CDS encoding DUF835 domain-containing protein — translated: MDWVNSLNLLSRWILFGVSAYKLRKEKSKGWLFLTLAFLLNALDVDKLLLEPLNLRLMEEATSILSTINSFAVGLLLIAAGVYLSKSEFTIRDAIMLSTLGFTAYIWLFLISTTKLASMFTLKTLFPMLVYGTGHLYVAYVLYQYIIKREPLQALFPFGMAALGLLNLTYPYTATLKWFLPYGFAMGMVFRVIMSIGALRFMMYPLHFPEETALSKIESKPYIFGSYESVRSAYPNIFKENNTILITRRDPRVLRGEVDADEIVFWITRAQEGWIETEPRIYAISPAKIDILVDLINKELQKGYNLVYMDTFEYLVVENGFEASAKFLLSLKDRVLRNDASLIVVMSLDALTQKQKAIIVREFEIIE
- the hypD gene encoding hydrogenase formation protein HypD, which encodes MLDLSIFGNKELAQRILRAIKREAEKIDHEVRLMHVCGTHEDTVTRSGIRSLLPENVKIFSGPGCPVCITPAEDIARMMEIVKKAREEGEDIILTTFGDMYKIPTAIGSFADLRSEGYDVRVVYSIYDSYKMALENKNKLVVHFSPGFETTTAPAAGILKEAIEKEIPNFKIYSVHRLTPPAVEALIKAGTIFHGLIDPGHVSTIVGVKGWEYITKEYGVPQVVAGFEPIDFLMGVLMLLRIIRKGEPKIENEYTRVVKYEGNVEAQKTMEYLFDVVDAKWRALGVIPKSGLELKKEFKEYDVKNIYNVEAPKLPELEKGCICGAILRGLALPTQCPLFGKECTPRKPVGPCMVSYEGTCQIFYKYGALL
- a CDS encoding HypC/HybG/HupF family hydrogenase formation chaperone, with amino-acid sequence MCLAVPAKVIEINGNVAIVDFGGVKREARLDFVKDVKIGDYVIVHTGFAIEKLDEKAALESLKAWEEIMSVLEE